In Paraburkholderia aromaticivorans, a single window of DNA contains:
- a CDS encoding MlaC/ttg2D family ABC transporter substrate-binding protein — translation MKQFLRSTTIRSVLTIILAVCGGVWSFCASADTKYVQIDDQSRPQTLIESATQEILDEVRTQAIRPGDTARIMAVVNRDILPYTDINRTTKLVMGRYWRTATPVQQEQVVTQFTLLLIHTYSGALALLRPDQRFQFPPSRIDPSDTDVVVRTIAMDTGGPVEIDYRLYRTPQGWRVYDLNLMGVWLVQIYRHQFDEEVQKNGIDGLIKLLSKRNEQLASGKL, via the coding sequence ATGAAGCAGTTCCTGCGAAGCACCACCATCCGTTCCGTACTGACGATAATCCTGGCGGTTTGCGGCGGCGTCTGGTCATTTTGCGCGTCGGCTGACACGAAATACGTGCAGATTGACGACCAGTCCCGTCCGCAGACTCTCATTGAGAGCGCGACGCAGGAGATACTCGACGAAGTGCGGACACAAGCGATCAGGCCGGGCGACACCGCTCGCATCATGGCAGTCGTAAACAGGGATATTCTCCCATACACAGATATCAATCGAACTACTAAATTAGTCATGGGCCGTTACTGGCGTACCGCGACGCCGGTGCAGCAGGAGCAGGTGGTCACACAGTTCACGCTTTTGCTGATTCACACTTATTCGGGTGCTCTCGCGCTGCTGCGCCCGGATCAGCGGTTCCAGTTCCCGCCGTCAAGAATCGACCCGAGCGACACCGACGTAGTGGTGCGCACGATCGCCATGGACACCGGTGGGCCGGTCGAAATCGATTACCGCCTTTATCGGACGCCACAGGGCTGGCGTGTGTATGACCTTAATCTGATGGGGGTATGGCTAGTGCAGATATATAGGCATCAGTTCGACGAGGAAGTCCAGAAAAACGGCATAGATGGTCTGATCAAGCTCCTGAGCAAGCGCAACGAGCAGCTTGCTTCCGGCAAGCTTTAA
- a CDS encoding DUF3734 domain-containing protein — protein sequence MRHNQENQITPREPFKLPAYDEVALVLQGGGALGSYQAGVYEGLEEAGVHPNWISGISIGALNTAIIAGNPPEKRTEALRGFWNTICQPADLLEHFGAWMPRAAGMHDMARKWSSLWAAGRALTEGQRGFFLPRLPVPVPGMGKRLPKEVSFYDTAALRATLLQFADFDRINDGDIRVSVGAVNVRTGNLVYFDNTKMRLEPEHFMASGALPPGFPAVEIDGEYYWDGGLVSNTPLTEVVSDPHHKDTLVFQVDLWSSSGVLPGDLLDVAERAKDIQYSSRTRAITAMLGSNQRHAQLIKELLKHVPEGLEKHHPLIREAQEVADGSAVNVVHLIYRNKAYEGHYKDYEFSIDTMGEHWQTGLDDIRASFEHPEWFAIPSHDSGFVTHDVHRPGGAPQKARLMGATKPVHRSRRRHKAGLAQPHPDAVVPNTAPLAEAPRETAQETAAR from the coding sequence GTGCGTCACAATCAGGAAAATCAGATTACACCTCGCGAGCCTTTCAAGCTTCCCGCTTACGACGAGGTGGCCCTCGTGCTGCAAGGTGGCGGCGCGCTGGGCTCCTATCAGGCCGGGGTCTACGAAGGCCTCGAGGAAGCCGGCGTCCACCCGAACTGGATTTCCGGAATCTCCATCGGCGCGCTTAATACAGCCATCATTGCGGGCAACCCCCCGGAAAAGCGCACAGAAGCGCTGCGTGGCTTCTGGAACACCATTTGTCAGCCGGCGGATTTACTCGAACACTTCGGTGCGTGGATGCCTCGCGCAGCAGGCATGCACGACATGGCGCGCAAATGGTCGAGCCTCTGGGCGGCAGGTCGCGCGCTCACAGAAGGTCAGCGGGGCTTTTTCTTGCCGCGCCTTCCGGTACCTGTCCCCGGTATGGGCAAGCGGTTGCCGAAAGAGGTGAGCTTTTACGACACCGCGGCGCTTCGTGCAACGCTTCTGCAATTCGCTGATTTCGACCGGATCAACGATGGCGACATTCGCGTCTCAGTGGGCGCGGTCAACGTGCGGACCGGCAACCTGGTGTACTTCGATAACACGAAGATGCGGCTTGAACCCGAGCACTTCATGGCTTCGGGCGCGCTGCCCCCAGGCTTCCCGGCGGTGGAGATTGACGGGGAGTATTACTGGGACGGTGGTCTGGTGTCGAACACCCCGCTAACGGAAGTCGTCAGCGACCCACATCACAAGGACACGCTGGTGTTTCAGGTTGACCTCTGGAGTTCGAGCGGAGTGCTCCCTGGCGACCTGCTCGACGTGGCGGAGCGCGCCAAGGATATCCAGTACTCGAGCCGTACGCGTGCCATCACGGCCATGCTCGGCTCGAACCAGCGCCATGCACAGCTCATCAAGGAACTGCTCAAGCACGTGCCCGAAGGGCTGGAGAAACACCATCCGCTTATCAGGGAAGCGCAGGAAGTGGCGGACGGAAGCGCGGTCAATGTCGTGCACCTCATCTACAGGAACAAGGCGTACGAGGGGCACTACAAGGACTACGAGTTCAGCATCGACACGATGGGTGAGCACTGGCAAACCGGTCTGGATGACATTCGCGCGTCGTTTGAACACCCGGAGTGGTTTGCGATACCGAGCCACGATTCCGGGTTCGTGACGCACGACGTACACCGTCCCGGCGGCGCACCTCAAAAGGCGCGCCTTATGGGCGCGACCAAGCCGGTGCATCGCTCGCGCAGGCGCCATAAGGCGGGCCTCGCGCAACCACATCCCGACGCGGTTGTGCCGAACACCGCTCCGCTTGCGGAGGCCCCAAGGGAGACTGCGCAGGAGACGGCGGCCCGCTAG
- a CDS encoding XRE family transcriptional regulator gives MNPEILTMKHLARTAGDSSLRRPLAARLDRALERAGISSANSAKSPGVAENEVHFWRHGITVPELQYFSRLANILQLDVHWLCTGQTQTV, from the coding sequence ATGAATCCAGAAATCCTGACCATGAAGCACCTCGCGCGTACTGCCGGGGACAGCAGCCTGAGGCGCCCGCTCGCTGCGCGCCTGGATCGAGCGCTCGAGCGTGCGGGCATCAGTTCAGCCAACTCAGCGAAATCGCCAGGTGTCGCAGAAAACGAAGTGCACTTCTGGCGCCACGGAATTACTGTTCCAGAGCTTCAATACTTTTCGCGCCTCGCGAACATCCTGCAGCTCGACGTTCACTGGCTCTGCACGGGACAGACCCAGACGGTTTAG
- a CDS encoding acetoacetate decarboxylase: MKIEQIRKDAFAMPVHNPSYPRPPFRFLNREYFIISYETDIDALRAVVPEPLTVASPLVHYEFIRMPDSSGFGDYTESGQVISVRDADGALGSYTHAMYLDDEGPIAGGREIWGFPKKLASPKLRVDGNDTLLGTLEYGTQRIATGTMGYKYQPLDLEVERKKLADTPNYLLKVIPHVDGSARVCELVRYFLRDVTVLGAWGGPAALELHPHALAPVADLPVKKIVGARHVIANLTLDIGEVVLDYLAETPSLKLAANQ, encoded by the coding sequence TTGAAAATCGAACAGATCCGCAAAGATGCGTTTGCGATGCCGGTCCACAACCCTTCTTATCCCCGCCCGCCGTTCCGTTTTCTTAATCGCGAATATTTCATCATCTCCTACGAGACGGACATCGATGCATTACGCGCTGTGGTTCCGGAGCCGCTGACAGTCGCCAGCCCGCTGGTTCACTATGAATTCATCCGCATGCCGGATTCATCGGGCTTCGGCGATTACACTGAAAGCGGCCAGGTTATTTCGGTGAGAGACGCCGACGGCGCGCTCGGCAGCTACACCCACGCAATGTATCTCGACGACGAAGGCCCGATTGCGGGTGGTCGCGAGATTTGGGGCTTCCCCAAGAAGCTCGCGAGTCCGAAGTTGCGGGTTGACGGCAATGACACGCTGCTGGGAACGCTCGAATACGGCACCCAGCGCATTGCCACAGGCACGATGGGCTACAAATATCAGCCACTTGACCTTGAGGTCGAACGCAAGAAGCTGGCGGATACGCCGAACTACCTGCTGAAAGTCATTCCGCACGTTGACGGTTCGGCGCGTGTTTGCGAACTGGTACGTTATTTTCTACGCGACGTCACGGTACTCGGCGCATGGGGTGGTCCGGCAGCCCTTGAATTGCATCCCCATGCACTGGCTCCCGTCGCTGACTTGCCCGTGAAAAAAATCGTCGGCGCGCGACACGTTATTGCGAATCTTACGCTCGACATTGGCGAAGTGGTTTTGGACTACCTCGCCGAGACGCCATCACTCAAGCTTGCTGCCAATCAGTAA
- a CDS encoding lactonase family protein, protein MSSTEHEPDIATLGRRQFCALVVASLAAPGVAWADEPGGHVVGYVSVGSEFRLYRVNERSLALTKDSAVTLPATIQYAWPHPSLRLMYVAYSNRAGTSPGDVHGVAVLRVDERTGRLQSADGSLRLNNRPISITVDRSGKHLLVAYNDPAQLDVFPIDANGAPGVAISQTASIDAGIYAHQVRVAPSDRTVVLVTRGNDATGNRHEDPGAIKAFSFNDGQLSAEQSVSPGSGFGFGPRHVDFHPRGPWMYVSMERENQLQVFGLNDGKLTQVPLFIKTTLDDPSNVRPGQVAGPIHVSRDGRFVYLANRSDGTVDFDGKKVYVGGENSVAVFRIDQQTGEPTLIQTIATQSYHCRTFTIHPDGKSLITASIAPMLVREGDEIKKVSAALTEFRIADDGTLTFVRKYDIETPSGPMFWVGLIALDSGWSTNAA, encoded by the coding sequence ATGTCATCCACGGAACACGAACCGGACATCGCGACCTTGGGGCGCCGTCAGTTCTGCGCGCTCGTGGTCGCCTCCCTCGCCGCGCCCGGCGTCGCGTGGGCAGACGAGCCGGGCGGTCATGTGGTCGGCTATGTGTCTGTCGGATCTGAGTTTCGGCTATACCGGGTCAACGAACGCAGCCTCGCGTTGACGAAAGATAGCGCGGTGACGCTGCCGGCCACGATCCAGTACGCGTGGCCCCATCCATCACTCAGACTCATGTACGTGGCGTACAGCAATCGGGCGGGCACCTCTCCGGGTGATGTGCACGGGGTGGCAGTATTGCGGGTCGACGAACGCACCGGACGTCTTCAGTCTGCCGACGGCTCCCTGCGCCTGAATAACCGGCCAATCAGCATCACCGTGGATCGAAGCGGCAAACATCTGCTGGTGGCCTACAACGATCCAGCGCAACTCGACGTCTTCCCGATCGACGCCAATGGCGCACCTGGCGTTGCGATCAGCCAGACGGCTTCGATCGATGCGGGGATCTACGCCCATCAGGTGAGGGTCGCGCCTTCGGACCGGACGGTCGTCCTGGTCACCCGCGGCAACGATGCGACGGGAAACAGACATGAGGACCCGGGCGCGATCAAGGCCTTCAGTTTCAACGACGGACAGCTCTCGGCCGAACAGTCGGTCTCGCCTGGCAGCGGCTTCGGGTTCGGGCCGCGACACGTCGACTTTCACCCACGCGGTCCGTGGATGTACGTGTCGATGGAACGGGAAAACCAGTTGCAGGTTTTCGGGCTGAATGACGGCAAGCTGACACAGGTTCCCCTGTTCATCAAGACGACGCTTGACGATCCATCGAATGTCCGCCCGGGCCAGGTCGCGGGTCCGATCCATGTGTCACGCGACGGACGCTTCGTTTACCTCGCTAACCGCTCGGACGGCACCGTCGACTTCGACGGAAAGAAAGTGTACGTGGGTGGAGAGAACAGCGTTGCCGTGTTCAGGATCGACCAGCAGACGGGAGAGCCGACGTTGATCCAGACTATTGCCACGCAGAGCTATCATTGCCGCACCTTCACGATACATCCCGATGGGAAGTCGCTGATCACGGCAAGCATTGCGCCGATGCTCGTGCGCGAGGGCGACGAAATCAAAAAGGTGTCGGCTGCGCTCACTGAGTTCCGTATCGCCGACGATGGGACGCTTACGTTCGTTCGCAAGTACGACATCGAGACGCCGTCCGGGCCGATGTTCTGGGTTGGATTGATCGCTCTCGACAGCGGCTGGTCAACTAATGCAGCCTGA
- a CDS encoding porin — translation MRKKMIAAALWCCAAGSHAQNSVELYGVVDAGISYTSNERTGQPGAYAGHSNFSLISGNRSGSRWGIRGSEDLGAGLKALFVLENGFDVAKGTLGQSGRLFGRQAFTGLASERLGSLTLGRQYTSLTDFVSPASPIPVIGGFGAHPGNIDDIDTTTRVDNEAKFASANYSGFQFGGSYGFGAQPGSLKRESAWSAGAAFVRGPLNLAAGYETSDNSKVGPSDPTLNTWDSTEDGTFGSSINEGFATAQSQQIVAAGATYDFGKAKAGVNYSNVQYRPGPFSLFTQEAIFNTVGLFAYWALHPSFHVFTGYSYTRSGQLDAADDHAQYHGVSLGLLYDLSRRTTLYTLAGYQRAIGKTLDSQGDIVDATASVGSKGIGHSAATASQVIVRVGIRQRF, via the coding sequence ATGCGAAAAAAAATGATCGCGGCAGCGCTGTGGTGCTGCGCAGCGGGTTCACACGCGCAGAACTCAGTCGAGTTGTACGGCGTTGTCGACGCCGGCATCTCGTACACGTCCAACGAGCGAACTGGACAGCCGGGCGCATACGCGGGCCATTCCAACTTTTCCCTGATCAGTGGGAATCGCTCAGGCAGTCGGTGGGGCATCCGGGGCAGCGAAGATCTCGGCGCCGGACTCAAAGCCCTGTTCGTGCTCGAAAACGGATTCGATGTCGCTAAAGGCACACTGGGCCAGTCGGGCCGCCTCTTTGGGCGGCAAGCTTTCACGGGACTCGCCAGCGAGAGACTCGGTTCCCTGACACTTGGACGCCAGTACACATCGCTGACGGACTTCGTTAGTCCGGCGAGTCCAATTCCAGTCATTGGTGGATTTGGCGCACACCCAGGCAATATCGACGATATCGACACGACGACGCGCGTGGATAACGAAGCAAAATTCGCCAGCGCAAACTATTCCGGTTTCCAGTTTGGCGGATCCTATGGGTTCGGCGCTCAGCCCGGCAGCCTCAAACGCGAGAGTGCGTGGAGCGCGGGGGCGGCGTTTGTCCGCGGTCCATTAAATCTTGCCGCAGGCTATGAAACGTCCGATAACAGCAAGGTCGGTCCGTCTGATCCAACCCTGAACACCTGGGACAGCACCGAGGACGGAACATTCGGGTCATCGATCAACGAAGGGTTCGCAACAGCGCAATCGCAGCAGATCGTCGCGGCCGGCGCAACCTACGACTTTGGCAAAGCGAAGGCAGGCGTCAACTACAGCAATGTCCAGTACCGCCCAGGACCCTTCTCGCTGTTTACTCAGGAAGCGATCTTCAATACAGTCGGCCTGTTCGCATACTGGGCGCTGCACCCCAGCTTTCACGTCTTCACGGGATATAGCTACACACGCAGCGGCCAGCTGGACGCTGCAGATGACCACGCGCAATATCACGGCGTGTCGCTCGGTTTGCTCTACGATCTTTCGAGGCGGACGACGCTGTACACGCTTGCGGGCTACCAGCGGGCCATCGGCAAGACGCTCGATTCGCAGGGCGATATTGTCGATGCGACGGCTTCGGTCGGTTCCAAAGGCATTGGTCATTCGGCGGCCACCGCGTCCCAGGTCATCGTGCGCGTGGGCATCCGCCAACGCTTCTGA
- a CDS encoding 3-hydroxybutyrate dehydrogenase, with amino-acid sequence MSLKNKVALVTGAASGIGEQCARKLAALGAAVVIADLNLKAAESVAESIREDGGKALAVSMDVTSEEAVNAGIQLAVDKLGSIDVLVSNAGIQIVNPIEDYAFSDWKKMLAIHLDGAFLTTRAAVKHMYAAGNGGSIIYMGSVHSHEASKLKAAYVTAKHGLLGLARVVAKEGGPRGVRANVVCPGFVRTPLVDKQIPEQAKALGISEEDVIKNVMLKETVDGEFTTVEDVANTVAFLAGFESSALTGQSIIVSHGWSMH; translated from the coding sequence ATGTCGCTGAAGAACAAAGTTGCGCTCGTGACGGGCGCAGCAAGTGGTATTGGTGAACAGTGCGCGCGCAAGCTCGCGGCGCTCGGTGCGGCGGTAGTCATCGCTGACCTGAATCTCAAGGCAGCCGAAAGCGTGGCCGAAAGCATCCGCGAGGACGGCGGCAAGGCGCTAGCCGTATCGATGGACGTAACGAGCGAAGAAGCCGTCAACGCCGGCATCCAGCTGGCGGTCGACAAGCTCGGCAGCATTGATGTGCTGGTCTCTAACGCGGGTATCCAGATTGTCAATCCGATTGAGGACTATGCTTTCTCAGACTGGAAGAAGATGCTGGCCATCCACCTGGACGGGGCGTTTCTCACGACCAGAGCGGCCGTCAAACACATGTACGCGGCGGGCAACGGTGGCTCCATCATCTACATGGGCTCGGTCCATTCGCACGAAGCGTCGAAGCTGAAGGCGGCCTACGTGACCGCCAAGCACGGTCTGCTAGGTCTTGCGCGCGTCGTAGCGAAAGAGGGGGGGCCGCGCGGCGTTCGCGCGAACGTCGTGTGTCCGGGCTTCGTGCGTACGCCGCTCGTCGACAAGCAGATTCCGGAGCAGGCGAAAGCCCTGGGCATCTCGGAAGAGGATGTCATCAAGAACGTGATGCTGAAGGAAACGGTCGACGGCGAGTTCACCACGGTTGAAGACGTCGCGAACACGGTCGCGTTTCTTGCCGGCTTCGAGTCGTCAGCATTGACGGGTCAGTCCATCATCGTCAGCCACGGCTGGTCGATGCATTAA
- the hmpA gene encoding NO-inducible flavohemoprotein, which translates to MLTQKTKDIVKATAPVLAEHGNAIIQRFYTRLFEVQPELRNVFNIAHQKQGQQQEALARAVYAYAANIEDPQSLTAVLKNIANKHASLGVRPEQYPIVGEHLLAAIREVLGDAATDEIISAWAQAYGSLADILMGMESELAERTVSEAGGWNGWRPFVVREKRVESDVITSFVLEPADGGPVVNFEPGQYTGVAVQVPSLGLRQIRQYSLSDSPNGRTYRISVKRESGNATQPPGYVSNLLHDHVNVGDAIQLAAPYGTFYIDVNATTPIVLISGGIGLTPMVSMLKRALQDPTRRVVFVHGARNSAVQAMKTRLREAAAQHPNFRVMVFYNEPLARDVQGTDFDYPGLVDVNLIAREIRLPDADYYICGPVPFMRMQHDALNNLGISEEKIHYEVFGPDLFAE; encoded by the coding sequence ATGTTGACGCAGAAAACCAAAGACATTGTTAAGGCCACCGCACCCGTACTCGCCGAGCACGGCAATGCCATCATCCAGCGCTTTTACACGCGGCTCTTCGAAGTGCAGCCGGAGCTCAGGAATGTGTTTAACATCGCCCACCAGAAGCAGGGGCAACAGCAGGAAGCGCTCGCGCGCGCGGTCTACGCGTACGCGGCCAACATCGAAGACCCGCAAAGCCTCACGGCCGTTCTGAAGAACATTGCGAACAAGCATGCGAGTCTCGGAGTGCGCCCGGAACAGTATCCAATTGTTGGCGAACATCTTCTCGCCGCGATCAGGGAAGTACTGGGCGATGCCGCAACCGACGAAATCATTTCGGCATGGGCACAAGCTTATGGCAGCCTGGCCGACATCCTGATGGGCATGGAAAGCGAACTGGCCGAACGGACCGTCAGCGAGGCCGGAGGCTGGAACGGATGGCGCCCCTTTGTCGTCCGTGAGAAGCGGGTTGAAAGTGACGTCATCACTTCGTTTGTGCTGGAGCCCGCTGATGGCGGCCCCGTGGTCAATTTCGAACCGGGACAGTACACCGGTGTTGCCGTTCAGGTGCCGTCGCTCGGGCTGCGCCAGATCCGGCAGTACAGCCTGTCCGACTCCCCGAATGGTCGCACCTATCGTATCTCGGTCAAACGGGAAAGTGGCAACGCCACGCAGCCCCCCGGCTACGTCTCGAACCTGCTGCATGACCACGTCAATGTCGGCGACGCGATCCAGCTGGCGGCGCCGTACGGAACGTTCTACATCGACGTCAACGCGACCACGCCGATCGTGCTGATCAGCGGCGGTATTGGCCTGACGCCGATGGTGAGCATGTTGAAACGGGCGTTGCAGGATCCGACCCGGCGAGTGGTGTTTGTGCACGGTGCGCGAAACAGTGCCGTCCAGGCGATGAAAACGCGTCTGCGGGAAGCCGCGGCACAACATCCGAACTTCAGAGTCATGGTCTTCTACAATGAGCCGCTGGCAAGGGACGTGCAGGGAACGGATTTCGACTATCCGGGACTCGTCGATGTCAATCTGATCGCCCGTGAGATCCGGCTACCGGATGCAGACTACTACATCTGCGGGCCGGTTCCGTTCATGCGGATGCAACATGACGCATTGAATAACCTCGGTATCAGCGAGGAAAAAATCCATTATGAGGTGTTCGGTCCCGATCTGTTCGCCGAGTAA
- a CDS encoding cytochrome c → MGRFANLAVCTSGLFLWAGNALAQANGNADPALVKQGEYLARAGDCIACHTAEGGKPFAGGRPMATPIGTIYSTNITPDAGTGIGRDTLEAFDQSLRYGVSRHGHSLYPAMPFPSYSRLTSDDVHALYAYFMRGVAPVQQADKASDIPWPLSMRWPLTFWRKLFAPDPRPFVAASGEPVLARGAYLVEGLGHCGACHTPRSLTMQEKALSAQDGPAFLAGGAPIDGWIATSLRGESHSGLGQWSQADIVSFLATGRNPHASVFGGMSDVVLHSTQYMSTEDLSAIAHYLKSLPPADPSAGPFRYDGSTAAALRAGDATRPGSGIYIDSCASCHRSDGHGYTAVFPALAGNAAIQNADATQLIHVILTGDTVPGTHRAPSAFTMPPFGWRMTDQQVADVATFVRSSWGNNGGTVSASDVAKVRKAFPTVAPPLPSRASLGGTP, encoded by the coding sequence ATGGGCAGGTTCGCAAATCTTGCGGTTTGTACCAGCGGGCTTTTTCTCTGGGCCGGAAATGCGCTCGCGCAGGCAAATGGAAACGCTGATCCGGCTTTGGTCAAACAGGGCGAGTATCTCGCTCGTGCCGGTGACTGCATCGCCTGTCATACTGCCGAGGGCGGCAAACCGTTTGCCGGCGGCCGGCCCATGGCCACACCGATCGGTACGATCTATTCGACCAATATCACGCCCGACGCCGGGACGGGCATCGGCCGGGACACGCTCGAGGCTTTCGACCAGTCACTGCGCTACGGCGTGTCACGGCACGGGCATAGCCTCTATCCCGCCATGCCCTTCCCGTCGTATTCGAGGCTAACGTCTGACGACGTGCACGCGCTTTACGCCTACTTCATGCGTGGCGTGGCACCGGTGCAGCAAGCCGATAAGGCGAGCGACATTCCCTGGCCGCTTTCGATGCGCTGGCCGCTCACCTTCTGGCGCAAGCTTTTCGCACCGGACCCACGTCCGTTTGTTGCAGCGTCGGGCGAGCCGGTGCTGGCGCGAGGCGCGTATCTCGTGGAAGGACTGGGGCACTGCGGCGCGTGTCATACGCCTCGCAGTCTCACCATGCAGGAGAAGGCGTTGAGCGCGCAGGACGGGCCGGCCTTTCTGGCGGGCGGTGCGCCGATCGATGGATGGATCGCTACCAGCCTGCGAGGAGAAAGCCACTCGGGTCTCGGACAATGGAGCCAGGCCGATATCGTGTCGTTTCTCGCCACTGGTCGCAATCCGCATGCATCGGTGTTCGGCGGCATGTCCGATGTCGTGCTTCACAGCACCCAGTACATGAGCACAGAAGACCTCTCTGCGATTGCGCATTACCTGAAGAGCCTGCCGCCGGCCGACCCGAGCGCAGGCCCGTTCCGCTATGACGGGTCAACCGCTGCCGCCTTGCGGGCGGGCGACGCAACGCGACCGGGCTCAGGAATCTATATCGACAGTTGCGCGTCCTGTCACCGTAGTGACGGTCACGGGTACACGGCCGTCTTTCCGGCACTGGCGGGCAACGCGGCCATACAGAATGCGGACGCGACACAGCTGATCCACGTCATTCTGACGGGCGACACCGTGCCGGGTACGCACCGGGCGCCGTCGGCGTTCACCATGCCGCCGTTCGGCTGGCGCATGACCGATCAGCAAGTCGCGGATGTCGCGACCTTTGTGCGCAGCAGTTGGGGAAATAATGGCGGTACCGTTTCCGCGAGCGATGTCGCGAAAGTCCGCAAGGCGTTTCCGACTGTCGCCCCGCCGCTCCCATCACGGGCCAGCCTGGGCGGCACACCTTGA
- a CDS encoding trimeric intracellular cation channel family protein: MSGHALYLLLDLVGTFVFAISGAVAAKQRNLDLFGIVAIAFVVACGGGIVRDVCIGAVPPAGLSNWRYLVAAVIAALMTIVAYRHVRRLQQPVLFFDAVGLGLFAVSGAQKALTYGHNAEVAILLGVTTAVGGGALRDVLLARVPVILKREIYASAALLGAVIQVVCEQRGLSKPWTPWAATFVCLGLRLLSLHFHWRLPTFADVTRSEYIRRRSQGRN; encoded by the coding sequence GTGAGCGGCCATGCGCTGTATCTGCTGCTGGATCTGGTCGGCACGTTCGTGTTCGCCATCAGCGGCGCTGTGGCAGCGAAGCAGCGCAACCTCGACCTCTTCGGGATTGTTGCAATCGCTTTCGTTGTAGCATGTGGCGGCGGCATCGTGCGTGATGTGTGCATCGGGGCAGTACCGCCGGCCGGCCTATCCAACTGGCGCTATCTGGTCGCCGCGGTCATCGCTGCCTTGATGACGATCGTCGCCTACCGGCACGTGAGGCGACTGCAACAGCCAGTTCTTTTCTTCGATGCCGTCGGCCTCGGGCTGTTTGCGGTATCTGGTGCTCAAAAGGCACTGACGTACGGCCACAATGCAGAAGTCGCAATATTGCTGGGCGTGACGACCGCGGTTGGCGGGGGGGCATTACGCGATGTGCTACTGGCACGGGTACCGGTCATCCTCAAGAGGGAAATTTACGCGTCAGCCGCACTGCTGGGCGCGGTGATCCAGGTCGTATGCGAACAACGCGGCCTGTCAAAGCCCTGGACACCGTGGGCTGCAACCTTCGTGTGCCTGGGCCTGCGTCTCCTGTCGCTCCATTTTCATTGGCGGCTTCCGACCTTCGCGGACGTCACACGAAGTGAATACATACGGCGACGCAGTCAAGGGCGAAATTGA